The Streptosporangiales bacterium genomic interval AGCTCTTCGTCAGGCTTCGCGCCGACATGACGGGCACTGGACCTCACCACCCTCGCTCGCAGACTCGTGTAGATCCCGACGACACCCTTCGGCGCGCGGATCGCCATCACCAGCAGAAAGATCGCGAACGCGATCTGGCCGGCACTCGTGGCGAACTGCGAGCTCAGCGGTAGGAAGAGCAGCACCTGGTTGAACCCGCCGACGAGCAGCCCGCCCACGAGCGGGCCGCCGAACGTCCCGAGACCGCCGATGATCGCCCCAATGAGCATCTGGATCTGCGGGTCGAAGCTGAGGACCGTCTCGGGGGAGACCAGCTGGTAGTACTGGGCGTAGAACGTCCCGCCGCACGACGTGAGCACGGCGCTGATGACGAAGGCGGTGAGCTTGGCGCGGTTGACGTCGATGCCGACGGCGGGCGCCGCCTCCTCGTCCTGCTGCACTGCCGCGAGCCGCCACCCCAGCGTGCTGCGCCGCACCCACCAGCTCACGAGCGTGCCGAGCAGGAGAAGCACCAAGATGACGTAGTAGTACGGCAGCTGCGTGCGCCAGTTCATGTCGACGGCACTGTCGCCGAGGGGGATGAGCAGGCCGACGGTCCCGCCCAGCCAGTCGGTCTCCCGCACGATGTTCTCGGCGACGAGCAGCGACGCGAACGTCAGGAGCGCGAAGTACAGTCCGCGCACCTTGTAGCGGAAGGCGAGCAGACCGAGGCCGGCGGCCGCGATGCCCGAGATCGCGGCGCCCGCGGCCATACCGAACCACGGTGACACCTCAGCGAGGTAGAGCTTCGTCGAGGTGTACGCGCCGATCGCGAGGAAGACCGGCTGCCCGAGCGCGAACTGGCCCGCGTACCCGGCGATGATGTTCCACGCCACGCACAGGAACATCACGTAGGCGATGTTGATCAACGCGATCTGGTTTCCCGTCCCCACGAACGGCGGGACGGCGACGGCCGCGACGACCACGAGGGCCACGGCGCCGAGCCGGAGGAGTCGCGCGGCGGTCATCGGGCGAACAGTCCCTGGGGCCGCACCAGCAGCGTGACCATGATGAGCACGAACAGGACCGCCGTGCCGATCGAGGCGTCGA includes:
- a CDS encoding branched-chain amino acid ABC transporter permease encodes the protein MTAARLLRLGAVALVVVAAVAVPPFVGTGNQIALINIAYVMFLCVAWNIIAGYAGQFALGQPVFLAIGAYTSTKLYLAEVSPWFGMAAGAAISGIAAAGLGLLAFRYKVRGLYFALLTFASLLVAENIVRETDWLGGTVGLLIPLGDSAVDMNWRTQLPYYYVILVLLLLGTLVSWWVRRSTLGWRLAAVQQDEEAAPAVGIDVNRAKLTAFVISAVLTSCGGTFYAQYYQLVSPETVLSFDPQIQMLIGAIIGGLGTFGGPLVGGLLVGGFNQVLLFLPLSSQFATSAGQIAFAIFLLVMAIRAPKGVVGIYTSLRARVVRSSARHVGAKPDEEL